One stretch of Hymenobacter chitinivorans DSM 11115 DNA includes these proteins:
- a CDS encoding NUDIX domain-containing protein — translation MNITDRKILHDGFYKLTQLLVQDGPEQLKRERFEPGSAVAALVFDTQKQRYVFVRQFRVGSESELLEIPAGMLDKQGEDPEQAIRREIQEELGYEVDQLTFIRNFYSSPGGSAEQLWLYYAEVSRQTGAGGGVADEHENIDVVLLSYDELVAEPWQDAKTLIAAQWVQLQ, via the coding sequence ATGAACATCACCGACCGTAAAATCCTTCACGACGGATTCTACAAACTTACGCAATTGCTGGTGCAGGACGGCCCCGAGCAGCTCAAGCGGGAGCGGTTCGAGCCCGGCTCGGCCGTAGCCGCCCTGGTTTTCGACACCCAAAAGCAGCGCTACGTCTTCGTGCGGCAGTTTCGGGTGGGTTCCGAATCGGAGCTACTAGAAATTCCGGCCGGCATGCTCGACAAGCAGGGAGAGGACCCCGAGCAGGCCATACGCCGCGAAATTCAGGAGGAGCTCGGCTACGAAGTCGATCAGCTAACCTTCATTCGCAACTTCTACTCCTCACCCGGCGGCAGCGCCGAGCAGCTCTGGCTCTACTACGCCGAGGTGAGCCGGCAAACCGGCGCCGGAGGGGGCGTAGCCGACGAACACGAGAACATCGACGTGGTGCTGCTCAGCTACGATGAGCTGGTGGCCGAGCCCTGGCAAGACGCCAAAACCCTGATTGCCGCCCAGTGGGTGCAGCTGCAGTAA
- a CDS encoding DEAD/DEAH box helicase, giving the protein MTFDELNLIPPILRALHEEGYTTPTPIQQQAIPHVLDGRDLLGVAQTGTGKTAAFTVPILQILSQTAKLENHSHSRIRCMVLTPTRELAIQIGESFAAYGRHLPLRHTVIFGGVGQLPQTNALKRGVEVLIATPGRLLDLMNQGFVDLRHIEVFVLDEADRMLDMGFINDIKRILPKLPTSRQTLFFSATMPGAIQELAGSILKPNPVKVAVTPVSSTADTITQSVYMVQKNDKPELLEHILKDKGIKRVLVFTRTKHGADKVVKTLAKANIPAEAIHGNKSQNHRQRALSNFKAGSTRVLVATDIAARGIDVDELTHVINYEIPNEPETYVHRIGRTGRAGANGVALSFCDEEERAYLQDIQKLIRRQIPVVSDHPFFSVFVVPVPLTGGPAIQRPKGPAGRAPRPGRGGEARPPRAAGAGPGSGRSGGGNSAGRSESRPAASSGGSRSSSANANRPAGERTPGSGSGNGGQRRRFRGNGGGR; this is encoded by the coding sequence ATGACGTTCGACGAACTCAATCTAATTCCGCCCATCCTGCGTGCCCTGCACGAGGAAGGCTACACCACTCCCACGCCCATTCAGCAGCAAGCCATTCCGCATGTGCTCGACGGGCGCGACCTGCTGGGCGTGGCCCAAACCGGCACCGGCAAAACCGCGGCCTTCACCGTGCCCATCCTCCAGATTCTGAGCCAGACGGCCAAGCTGGAAAATCATTCCCACTCCCGGATCCGCTGCATGGTGCTCACCCCTACCCGGGAGCTGGCCATTCAGATCGGGGAAAGCTTTGCCGCCTACGGCCGCCACTTGCCGTTGCGCCACACCGTAATTTTCGGCGGCGTGGGTCAGCTGCCCCAAACCAACGCGCTAAAGCGCGGCGTGGAGGTGCTCATTGCCACCCCCGGCCGCCTGCTCGATTTGATGAACCAGGGCTTCGTGGATCTGCGCCACATCGAAGTATTCGTGCTCGATGAGGCCGACCGCATGCTCGACATGGGCTTTATCAACGACATCAAGCGGATTCTGCCCAAACTGCCGACCTCGCGCCAGACGCTGTTCTTCTCGGCCACCATGCCCGGCGCCATTCAGGAGCTGGCCGGCTCGATTCTGAAGCCGAACCCGGTGAAAGTGGCCGTAACGCCCGTTTCGAGCACCGCCGACACCATTACCCAATCGGTGTACATGGTGCAGAAAAACGACAAGCCCGAGCTGCTCGAGCATATCCTCAAGGATAAGGGCATCAAGCGCGTGCTCGTCTTCACCCGCACCAAGCACGGTGCCGATAAAGTGGTCAAGACCCTGGCCAAGGCCAACATTCCGGCCGAAGCCATTCACGGCAACAAGTCCCAGAACCACCGGCAGCGGGCCTTGTCCAACTTCAAAGCCGGCAGCACCCGCGTGCTGGTCGCCACCGACATTGCCGCCCGCGGCATCGACGTGGACGAGCTGACCCACGTAATCAACTACGAAATTCCCAACGAGCCCGAGACCTACGTGCACCGCATCGGCCGCACCGGCCGGGCCGGCGCCAACGGCGTGGCTCTGTCCTTCTGCGACGAGGAAGAGCGGGCCTACCTGCAGGATATCCAGAAGCTGATTCGCCGCCAGATTCCGGTGGTTTCGGATCATCCCTTCTTCAGCGTGTTCGTGGTGCCTGTGCCCCTGACCGGCGGCCCGGCCATTCAACGGCCTAAAGGCCCCGCGGGGCGGGCTCCCCGGCCCGGTCGCGGCGGGGAAGCCCGGCCACCCCGCGCGGCGGGTGCGGGCCCGGGTTCGGGTCGCTCCGGCGGTGGCAATTCGGCGGGCCGTAGTGAGTCGCGCCCCGCCGCTTCCAGTGGCGGGAGCCGCTCCTCTTCGGCCAATGCCAACCGGCCGGCCGGTGAGCGGACGCCCGGCAGCGGTAGTGGCAACGGCGGCCAGCGCCGGCGTTTCCGCGGCAACGGCGGGGGCCGCTAA